A region of Schistosoma mansoni strain Puerto Rico chromosome 1, complete genome DNA encodes the following proteins:
- a CDS encoding putative septin translates to MFQPPEDDHSFVSLSSIQSRASTLTNNSRRRNKFPHRIIDNFQKWAFKSSSQKASHTSSISSLNSSRLLNDNELSDSCDLTSFTISEREESIVSEVIRNRKQLESLVCGHSDFARNHDSLSIDQGVVHCYISALEMAELELRSQVPLDSNGMLKMEQVNHSKNNLDRILSVRNPYRRMRLLSPSPCILAPNSRISNSNIEEDARLGFANLPEQMHRKAVKKGFNFTLMVVGESGLGKSTLINSLFVQDLYKDREIIEANNRIQSTTQIEKRQIELDERGVKLRLTVVDTPGFGDAVNCNDCWKPIEDYIDSTFEQYFKDECGLNRKNIHDHRVHCCLYFISPYGHGLRQIDVEFMRRLQHKVNIVPVIAKADALTANELRAFKERIMTDFDRYKIDIYRLPECDSDEEDEIKRLDKEIKAVLPFAVVGSNCVIDLDGSRRARGRQYPWGSVEVENSRHCDFTKLRIFLLKTHMQDLKDMTLDVHYENYRAKYITERMSKRQSDRREGVNTGALARLEKEGGTGFEAIVDQDSLLKQKEEELQRMQQLMSKMQEQLKRNTNVVPNPSVSLNNGTGNAQSSSIPVTGQQAS, encoded by the exons ATGTTTCAACCACCGGAAGACGATCACTCTTTCGTTTCGCTGTCAAGCATACAGTCAAGAGCGTCCACTTTAACTAATAATTCACGTAGAAGAAACAAGTTTCCTCATCGTATAattgataattttcaaaaatggGCTTTTAAATCATCCAGTCAAAAAGCGTCTCACACTTCAAGTATTTCTTCATTAAACTCAAGTCGTTTGCTAAATGATAACGAATTAAGTGATAGCTGTGATTTAACTTCTTTCACCATATCTGAACGCGAAGAAAGCATTGTTTCCGAAGTAATTCGTAACCGTAAGCAACTGGAATCCTTGGTTTGTGGTCATTCTGATTTTGCTCGCAATCACGACTCACTATCTATCGATCAAG GCGTTGTTCACTGTTATATATCGGCTTTGGAAATGGCTGAACTGGAATTACGAAGCCAAGTTCCTTTAGATTCTAATGGAATGTTAAAAATGGAACAAGTCAATCATTCCAAGAATAATTTGGATCGGATACTTAGTGTCCGTAACCCATATAGAAGAATGAGACTACTTAGCCCCTCACCATGTATTTTGGCCCCAAATAGTAGAATTTCAAACTCA AATATTGAAGAAGATGCGCGACTGGGGTTCGCAAATTTACCTGAACAGATGCACAGGAAAGCTGTCAAGAAGGGCTTCAATTTCACTTTGATGGTCGTCG GTGAAAGTGGTCTGGGCAAATCAACGCTAATTAACAGCTTGTTTGTCCAAGATTTATACAAAGATAGAGAAATTATTGAAGCAAATAATCGTATTCAAAGCACAACTCAAATTGAAAAACGTCAAATTGAATTGGATGAGCGTGGAGTCAAGTTACGCCTTACTGTTGTCGATACTCCCGGCTTTGGTGACGCTGTGAATTGCAATGACTG TTGGAAACCAATAGAAGATTATATAGACAGCACATTTGAGCAGTATTTTAAAGATGAATGTGGTCTGAATCGTAAAAATATTCATGATCATCGAGTTCACTGTTGTTTGTATTTCATATCACCTTATGGTCATGG TTTACGCCAAATAGATGTTGAATTTATGCGCCGTCTTCAACATAAAGTCAACATAGTCCCTGTAATAGCTAAAGCTGATGCATTGACTGCTAATGAATTACGTGCATTCAAAGAACGCATAATGACAGACTTTGATCGTTACAAAATTGATATTTATCGTTTACCTGAATGTGACAGTGATGAAGAAGATGAAATCAAACGTTTAGATAAAGAAATCAAA GCTGTCCTACCATTTGCTGTCGTCGGCAGTAATTGTGTTATCGATTTGGATGGTAGTCGTCGAGCTCGTGGTAGACAATATCCGTGGGGGTCAGTTGAAGTAGAGAATAGTCGTCATTGTGATTTTACAAAGCTGCGTATATTTCTGCTAAA GACACATATGCAGGATTTAAAAGATATGACATTGGATGTGCATTATGAAAATTATAGAGCGAAATATATTACTGAACGGATGTCTAAACGTCAAAGCGATCGTCGTGAAGGTGTTAATACTGGAGC ATTGGCAAGATTAGAAAAAGAGGGTGGAACTGGCTTTGAGGCTATTGTTGATCAAGATAGTTTACTAAAACAAAAAGAGGAAGAG CTTCAGAGAATGCAACAACTAATGAGTAAAATGCAAGAACAGTTGAAACGTAATACCAATGTTGTACCGAACCCATCAGTTAGTTTAAATAATGGTACAGGTAATGCTCAATCTTCTTCAATTCCTGTAACTGGTCAACAAGCGTCTTGA